GATATtagtcatgactaatattcctaaAACAAAGTAAAATGGCTTTAgactaaagatgggcgttattggctatttacggcaacggttaatcaacagttacttagtttcaataccgatattgttaaccgttgccgaatatcggtatcagagttgtgtttcaactaatttaatatgcgcaacgcgcagcggtttacgtagtagtaactaagctagctgccgtatcaataccgtctgtatagctagcgcccgcatattcactaaaataaaaccaattttactttcatgaatatcgtgaagtaatcacaaccttaagttcatagcagtaaagtttaatttgatcattgacataggtcaaactatagtggacgcctgcacgaatagtttgccacagtccagttaaccaaaaacatttcatgaagattgataaaccaaagaggaccttatctctattactctaaggctaactgtatttagaatgatagatcaaagtgtaatggacaagtactacagttaagccttagcgtaatagagataaggtcggctttggtttaccaagttcttagttactaagccggtagccaataactgctccttctcagctttcagtgaaagaaagaaagagaaggcataattattgcgtttctagttaccaaaaaaccaaacaatgcattgtcagttgccagttggcagtgttgcgttgtcaggtggttcgtcatagatgataactgaaaaccgttgctagctacgacaataacgctacggtacgctataggcacggcagcggttttcagttaagttaagctatagcggacacatgtctactttAGACAAGACatttgtgaaagtgtgtctatctctCTGTCTACTAACTTTTTACTGTCCAAATTTGGCACagatacagaaatagcttgcatcctggataggacatgggctacttttatctcagaaaatcaaattacgcggacgaagtcgtctggcatcatctagtataagaCGAAATTACTAAAagcgatgtaggtacctaagtatgcaCTTATATCTTCTTTCAATAAATATCtaaaacctatacctacctactagtaatttattatcaaaaactCTTATCTGTAGGTACTGTATCTGTACTTAGATacatatactaataaataaaattgatgtgCGTCTGTAATTTCgtaataactaggtacctcaTATTAAagtcatatggttatttgaactgtaccattcatttttaaaatttttgtctgtctgtctgtctgtctattaatCTTCGAAACTGTCTTTCTGCTAATCTccagaacggctgaacctattttgacgggactttcagaGGTAAGTAGAGGactaaccaaggagtaacataggctacttttttaacggactttcaaaaaaggcggagttgtgtttttctacctatgtttACCTACagagaaatctccgagatttctgaaccgatttgcgccatttttttaatcgatagagaaactttgctaGATTGTCCATAAAAATttagattccaactcctcaatcctgatgctgcaaggaaACTGACCACCAGAACTGATGGGATTAAGAAACTCGGTTACAAATTGATATTGGAACTTGGAAgcacctaccaagtaaagaccaTCGTTAAACTCGAGTAGctaactcctcaaccctgatgatgtcatcatcatcatctcatcgtcaaccaatagacgtccactgctggacataggtctcttgtagggacttccacacgccacggtcttgcgccgcctggatccagcggctccctgcccattgctacttcagcttcgcaatccgctgtaaggaataggctacttgacaatttttttaagttggtcttaaatggttaatatttgtcctattatatcaaaaaaattaacactatatttttttgcgccctaaaaaccgtaaaactttaatttaaaaaaatatttttcttagacaggtgaaaacactgtcggccatgtttggccgatagattatctgtgctctgacgtcatgcatttgtaaacaacagtataaccctgtggttatattAATCTCAGTTttttacttataattattattaatgccctaaatgatatattttaaaaaaattagggaGGGCGATCTCTCGAAACAAAGGTaaaaccacagagtactttgtaaatatatgaaactAAAATCGTGAATGGAAACACTGCTATGACATTGACCTTGACAAGTGTCAAATCGAGATTTTACTTGAGGTTATTTTTGTAACTGTAAgtaaacaactttttttttgtattttgaagtttattataatataagtaaaatgTTAATATTAAAGAAAATTATTACTCCACTATTTGGCGTAAGGTTTTCTCGTGTTTTATATTCCACTACTACACGTCCGAAGGTAAGATTTGCAGTAGGTAGatatcattttaattatttaacttatctCTAAAAAATTCACTGTTTTATTAAGCTGTACTACTGATAAGATTGGATCCAGCGGCTTTCTGCAGCTCGTTTGATGTGTGACGGACAATACCGCGGCGTATGTACATCTGCAAGAGACCTCTGTCCGTTTTATTTATCTCTAAATAAATCCACTGTATTATTAAGCTGAACTACTGTGTATGTTGTGTGCAGAATCCAAACGGCACAAGACTATGACGTGTGTAAATCTACAAGATCTGATCTACAAGATATCTACCTATACCCAGCAGTGGATGTGTATATATCTGTTGACTATGAGGACAACTGATTGGGCTAAGGCTTAAAGTAGAATCAATAATTCACCGGACTGAATTGACAGGTCCTAGTGTCACTTTGTAAAATAATGTTGTCATATTTATTGTAATAGTGATGTTCCAATTCGATTGTGATTCAGCTCATAGAAATATATCGATGATGGAACAAATAATAGAGCGTTACCTTACCTACCAATAAaacttacctattatattttcttgAGATAGTTATATGCGAAATCCAAATAATTCCTACCTGGTACTTACGCTTATAATGAGGAAATAAATTAACCCCACTAGCAACCACACATCGACAACATTTTAAACAAAAGCGGAAACGAAAGCGCGGTGGGGACGGGAAGCGAGGGTAGTCTCACTCAACAACGAATTTCGCATATAtcttaaagaaatataataggtaagttTTATTGATAGGTAGTTACAACTCTctattttaagtacttactatattattatctattattaagaTTTCCCGTATGATCATGATCgatttataaaacatttttacaatGAACACAAGTTTCtaagtaaataacaaaatatgcgTGGTAATCACGATGTAATAAGTGAGTGAtgggtttttttttcatcagaAACTGTCAACACTGTAAACGTCAGTTTTGTTCGGTGAATTTTTGATTCTActatagtacccttattataaatgcgaaagtgtgtttgtttgttggtttgtctttcaatcacgttgcaacggagcaacggattgaagtgattttttgcatgggtatagtcaaagacctggagagttacgtaggctaggtactttttatcccggaaaatcaacgagttcccatgggatttttaaaaaccttaatccgcacaaacaaagtcgcgggcatctgctagtcgTTTTATATAACCCAAAGAAACTCTTCTCACTTCTTtcttatgtacatattatacattGAGTGTATATTGCAGATACACAGACACACActatctttatttattaattttaggaGAACAAAACAAAAGTTGGCAAATACGAAATCAACTATCTAAAAGTTGGTACTGGAAAACATAATGTACTATGTGCTCCAGGGGCCTTGGGGACCATTTGGTCTGAATTTGAGCATCAAATAGAGGGTTTTAACAGGGACCAGTTCAGTTTAGTGGTCTGGGATCCACCAGGTTATGGCAAGAGTTACCCTCCTGAGAAGGAGTTTTCTGTGGATTTTCTGGAGAAAGATGCAGACATGGCTTATGAGTTGATGAAGGTATGGCATTGAATAACACAGTACATTGCTCGTTTATTTAATGAATACATTTTTGCATTCATtacaaaaacatattttaatttagacTACTAATTTAAATATGAGTTGTTTGTGGAAAACAATGATTGAATGACATAAAAATGTGTTGCCAGTCATATCTGTCATAGCTGATCTgacaaaaatgaaataaaatcacaaactcttcataaatattaaatttaagcATTCCAGGCTTCAAATCATCTTATCCACATttcactctaacttttcgtaagATAGAAACTTCGAAATAACTGACTGTCCTGACTgattcaaaaacacttgtaaaagtttacttgaataaaaatatattattattctattctgCAAGTCACGGTGGTCAGCCGCGTCCAACTGTTTGTTTCTGGCTTAGTTagcctttaaaatttaaatgtacgTAAATACTAAGAAACAAAAATACCTtgaacatcagtacccttattataaatgcgaaagtgtgtttgtttgttggtttgtccttcagtcatgtcgctacggtgcaacggattaacgtgtttttttgcatgggtatagataaagacctggagagtgacataggctactttttatcccggaaaatcaaagagttcccacaggatttttaaaaaacataaatccatgcggacgaagttgctggcatcagctagtacttaatataatatgtttaccATAAACTCAGCCTGAGAGAAGACATCAGTACTGGGCTGACAATagcttgagatgatgatgataccaaaAACTCATTTTTGTTTTCAAGGCATTACAAATACCGAAGTTCTCAGTGCTGGGTTTCAGTGACGGAGGCATCACGAGCCTGCTGTTGGCCGCCAAGTACCCCGACGCAGTACATAAGCTTGTGGTGTGGGGAGCTAACTCCTTCATACTGCCCAGCGAGCTTGATGCATATAAGAGTATGTTTACAATCTCTGGATCAATAATTTTGTCAGTGTGTGAGCGTTAaaaattataagtcccgcaaattgctaatgcgcgtagaatgaagtttcgagctgatggtatatttttatttcggctgacgtcaaaatgacgtcatttcgatgttaatgagacatggttccacaACACTACACCCACAAGCTGTCTCAGGTAAGCGGTACATCTATCCTCGGACAGAACATTGCAGTTAGAAGAGCCTCCCCTCCATATGACCTTAAATTGTACATAAAGACTGGTTACGTAGGAACATAATGGATTTGTTTAGGAACAACTCTATAATTTCTTTTCTTATATTTCAGAAATAAAAGATGTCAACAAATGGTCCAAAAGGCTAGTGGAGCCAATGATTGAAATATACGGCAAGGAGAGGTTTGCCAAATACTGGGCCAGCTGGGTGGACGCCATGGACGCGATATACCAAACAAACAACGGCAACATCTTTTCAGACCGACTGAAGAACATAAAGTGCCCTACATTCATACTGTATGGGGAGAAGGACCCTATGGTCGATCGCGTGCACGTCTCGCATCTACACACGCATATAGAGGGATCCAGgtacagattttattttttgaactaCCCTGTTGGTCTAGCTGCAGATGACGATATCCTGGGTTCGGTCGGGCCAAAAAAATTGTTCGTTACATATTGGATTTTTCCGTTAAGAAATACGGTATACTAGCTgtcagctgatgcccgcgacttggtacgcgtggatttaggtttttaaaaatcccatgggaactcttgatttcccgggataaaaagccacctatgtcactctccaggtctttaactatacccatgcaaaaaatcacgtcgatccgttgctccgttgcgacatgattgaaggacaaaccaacataccaagaaacaaacacactttcacatttataataggggtagtgatttaaaAAAGTCATGTGTGACCAAATGTAGGTCTCCCACTCtgcatcatgctgcagcaagctgcagcgctggttttcagtgagAGCCTTAAATAGTGTAAATAATACAATGCGTTTTTGTATTTCAGGATACATCTATACCCCGAAGGCAAGCATCACATACATTTAAAGTACGCGAAAGATTTTAATAAGCGAGTTCAAGAATTTCTGCTGCATCACtagaataaaaacataatatccGTTTTCCTTAGTTTTCTTTCAATTCAATtgaattcaaatcatttatttaaaactaaattatgcccgcgacttcgtctgtctgtcagcgagctgtatctcatgaactgtaataggtagatgagttgaaatgttcacagagtgtatttctattgccgtaataacaacaaataggtaggtaggtacctacctaataaaaatttcgaaatggccgccatgcaaaataaaaaatacatagttatatcttgtacgatggtacggaacccttcgtgtgcgagtcccactcgcacttgaccagtttttatttttatttcataaatatttattcttTTGAGTAATagtcattatatatttttttttagtcgTTTAAAACTAAGACAAAGcctacataatctaaatatataaaatgattgactgactgactgatctatcaacgtacagctcaaattactggacggatcggtctgaaatttggcatgcagatagctattatgatgtaggcattcgctaagaaagaatttttcgaaaaatcaacccctaagggggtgaaataggggtttgaaattcttTAACctgaattaatattataaaggcaaaagtttgtatgtgtgtgtgtgtttgttactccttcacgcaaaaactactggacggatttggctgaaatttggaatggagatacattatagcctggattaagacataggataggatttttatcccggaaaatcaaagagttcccgcgggattttgaaaaacgtaaatccacgcggacgaagtcgcgggcatcagctagtgttatataattccgcataatattataaagccgagttaagaaaatatatatcttACTGcagactattaaaaaaaaccagccagtGCGAGTTACGACTCACCAACCGTGAAAATATCCCACCTGTATAAagttatttgttcaaaacaaacTCCTTTTTGTTGGAACCGCAAAACTACCTAATTattagtaagtagatatttgaggtttatagactagctgttgcctgcgacttcgtcagctTTGGGTTAttgaaattcccgtgggaactcggaTATTCCGgggtacaataattattaatattgccTATGCTATACCACTCCAAGTTTTAAACTATAgattgcgacaggtcgagacagcAATCGCGGATTGAATGCCCCatacacccgcacaacccccgcgctaacctggtgcaggcgagcgcgggtaaatgatgtgcgggtatgcgggccGTCCCcctgccttataccccgattgtcatctcaacctgtcgcggactataggtacgtaACATTTCCTGGTGTGCGTGTAGGTAAATCCCGATACAGATGGAAGCgcattatttattcattttaagctgccccggcgaacttcgtaccgcctaacagtcgattcaattttttttaagtaatttttctctccgtaagaaccatccccgtacttcaaggaatattataaaaaaagaattattagcAAAATCAGTTGAGCTGTTCTCGAGACTTGCggtcagcaacacattcagcgattaatttttatatactagagactattacctacctacaataaaacttattttattaaaacaaacatGCTTAAAATACAATCACGtaagtgtaggtaaacgcaGATCTTCGAGATTCGTCTATGACCTACCTACTAACATACAGGGATGTAGGTAGCATTAAACCAATTTAACGTCTTTGGTTAATGATACCAAAAGCTAATAAACcggagtaggtagatacttcagtagatacttatctacttaaatgaataaaaaccgatcaagtgcgagtcggacttacacacgaaggtttccgtaccatcgtacaagtactttttttttgtttaagcAATAATTTACGGTTTTCGCTTTAGTTGTGCTATAAGCCAttgttattatacctacctgtcaaatcaTGATTCTacttaggtcaacgggaagtaggtaagAAAGAATAGTAGAtcattaaccaaggggataaagcagtgtcttctgtcgcgggtgacgatttaaatcgcgagcgtaacgaagtactcgaggtttactcccgagcgtagcgagggtgttaaaaacttaaaccacgagcgaagcgagggatttaagacgagtcctgagtgtagcgagggatttaagttcacccaagactaaggcagctttatcaccgaggtaaatactctacttttcgtacaaaattaacacaataataatatgagataagcatttattaaacgtatttttagaacattaacttatttataaaaataaattaaaataaacttaacgtttatgtattcgaagaaaacaaaaacgcggcaaattcctagacttatatttttttgtcggaaaagcaaaggcatcaatcTCATACGGCCttgtcggttttcgtaattttatttaataatcataactgcataataaatgcgtattcctttttcaaaaagatgtataatgctttatatacaaactcaatggtgtaaaccttcgtggtttttgctgtgtctaaattggatttgttaaacattctttatgttggtaattaaaaaaaaaacacagatgtagtctgtctgtctggtgggaggcctcggccgtggctagttaccaccctaccggcaaagccgtgccgccaagcaatttagcgttccggtatgatgccgtgtagaaaccaaaggtacgtatgggtttagtaaaaattgccatactccttccaggttagcccgctcccaccttagactgcatcgtcacttaccattaggtgagattgcagtcaagggctatcttgtatctgaataaataaataaaaaagaaataaaaagttcagtataaatttcggtacctaagtattccacatttaaatcacattatctccctaggggatgaatgaaattcagtacaattttctttccctgtttttaacagattaaaaattacttgtacgctttttgtggcattgaatgtcacttttttgagcaagtggtacgaaaaatgaatttatttgttgttggtgtcacagattaaaaaaaccggccaagtgcgtggcgggccacgcgcagtgtagggtagTCACAATTCAATCACATtcacaaatacaataaaactataatatagattaatacgcaactcataatatctacgtacaatatTTTACCTCGAAAACCAGAACCCTATTTGACCATGATAGTTTTCTTTAAAACAAAcaccatattttacaaacggatcttgaaatcgaaaaatgatgttccctcacccacagtatttttaaaagacctattcaacgataccccacactatggggtagacgagaaaaaaaatcatctccactttacatgtaaggagctaccctaaaaaatcacaattttatttcaccactttgtcggcgtgaataatacatatttatacccatgccaaatcacagatttctagcactaatagtctctgagattaaccgaggacggacggacggacggacatggcgaagctataagggttccttgtttactacggaaccctaacaaaggAAACATTTTCATCTTTGACACCACAGCTatagctcagcataatgtcttgcatcataatACGTTAACACGCATAAAATGTAGGAcactgattttcagctgtgacccgggtATAGGGGTTTCTTTTTTGTCTGGAGAtaaggaactctaaaaacagtaaatatttattattatgctaaTGTGCTAAtgtgtttatattatttctACTTCAACCGTGTTGAAGtagaaataatataaacttaaaGCAAATTTGAATTTCGGAAGGATAACAAGGTAAAATGTTGCATAAATTGAGGTTCGCACTTTTACGGAAAATATGTTATCCCAGTGTCTCACTTTCTACCACTGCTTCTCCAAAGGTGAGTGTTACTTTTTTaagacataggtaggtaggttagatATAGGAGATGACTCTCAAAGTCTCAACAAGTTTAaatctttaggtaggtatatataaaattaaaagtcctgactgactgacatatatcaacgcacagcttaaaccactggtcctaaagacatgaaaggAGGACGTGTTCTTAGTAAAGAGTAGGTGTCCActactaagaaatgattttttgaaattccattcctaagtgggttaaatgggggatggaagtttgtatgaaagtccgtcatttttaatgttatttccatgaaaattgatttcggtcacaaatgaagaaatacgtgtttcaggatttttgaaaattcaacccccacgccgattttctaaattccacccgagcgaagccggggcgggtcagctagtttttcataaaaatgtaAACTTATTGGAAAATCCTAACTATTACTTAATAGGTATAAAGGAAttaaaatgataagaaagctgaGTAGTGATTTGCCTAAGACCTGCGCGAATAATATAGGCAAGTGTAAGGCCATGATGACGTCATGGCGAATCCAATATGGcgaatatttaaaacaaaaatacctacctcCTAGGCACGCTCAG
The DNA window shown above is from Maniola hyperantus chromosome 10, iAphHyp1.2, whole genome shotgun sequence and carries:
- the LOC117985847 gene encoding valacyclovir hydrolase-like; translation: MLILKKIITPLFGVRFSRVLYSTTTRPKENKTKVGKYEINYLKVGTGKHNVLCAPGALGTIWSEFEHQIEGFNRDQFSLVVWDPPGYGKSYPPEKEFSVDFLEKDADMAYELMKALQIPKFSVLGFSDGGITSLLLAAKYPDAVHKLVVWGANSFILPSELDAYKKIKDVNKWSKRLVEPMIEIYGKERFAKYWASWVDAMDAIYQTNNGNIFSDRLKNIKCPTFILYGEKDPMVDRVHVSHLHTHIEGSRIHLYPEGKHHIHLKYAKDFNKRVQEFLLHH